A genome region from Pseudomonadota bacterium includes the following:
- the rho gene encoding transcription termination factor Rho, with protein MHLNELKKKKIAELLEMGNQFKIENAAAMRKQELIFALLQAQTEKNGAIFGEGVLETLPDGFGFLRSPDYNYLPGPDDIYVSPSQIRRFGLRTGDTIAGQIRPPKEGERYFALLKVETINLEGPEKTKEKTLFDNLTPLYPNQRIKLEFDAKNYSTRIMDLFTPIGKGQRALIVSPPRAGKTVLLQNVANAITSNHPEVRMIVLLIDERPEEVTDMERSVKAEVVSSTFDEPAQRHVQVAEMVIEKAKRMVEHGNDVVILLDSITRLARAYNSVVPPSGKILSGGVDSNALHKPKRFFGAARNIEEGGSLTIIGTALIDTGSRMDEVIFEEFKGTGNMEIHLDRKLMEKRIFPCVDINKSGTRKEELLLNEEELGKVWILRKMLQPLNQIDAMEFLLDKVAPCKTNKEFLMSMNQ; from the coding sequence ATGCACCTCAACGAACTGAAGAAGAAGAAGATCGCCGAGCTCCTGGAGATGGGCAACCAGTTCAAGATCGAGAACGCCGCCGCGATGCGCAAGCAGGAGCTGATCTTCGCGCTCCTGCAGGCGCAGACCGAGAAGAACGGCGCGATATTCGGCGAGGGGGTGCTCGAGACCCTGCCCGACGGCTTCGGTTTCCTGCGCTCGCCCGACTACAACTATCTGCCCGGCCCCGACGACATCTACGTGTCGCCCTCGCAGATCCGGCGCTTCGGGCTGCGCACCGGCGACACCATCGCCGGCCAGATCAGGCCGCCCAAGGAGGGTGAGCGCTACTTCGCCCTGCTCAAGGTCGAGACCATAAACCTAGAGGGGCCCGAGAAGACCAAGGAGAAGACCCTCTTCGACAACCTCACCCCGCTCTATCCTAACCAGAGGATAAAGCTGGAGTTCGACGCGAAGAACTACTCCACCCGCATAATGGACCTCTTCACGCCGATCGGGAAGGGGCAGCGCGCGCTCATCGTCTCCCCGCCCCGCGCGGGCAAGACGGTGCTCCTGCAGAACGTGGCCAACGCCATCACCTCGAACCACCCCGAGGTCAGGATGATAGTGCTGCTCATCGACGAGCGGCCCGAGGAGGTGACCGACATGGAGCGCTCCGTCAAGGCGGAGGTCGTCTCCTCCACCTTCGACGAGCCGGCGCAGCGCCACGTGCAGGTGGCCGAGATGGTGATCGAGAAGGCCAAACGCATGGTCGAGCACGGAAACGACGTGGTGATCCTTCTGGATTCCATCACGAGGCTCGCGCGCGCCTACAACTCTGTGGTCCCGCCCTCCGGCAAGATCCTCTCGGGCGGCGTTGACTCCAACGCCCTGCACAAGCCCAAGCGCTTCTTCGGCGCGGCGCGCAACATCGAGGAGGGGGGCAGCCTCACCATCATCGGCACCGCGCTCATCGACACGGGCAGCCGCATGGACGAGGTCATCTTCGAGGAGTTCAAGGGAACGGGCAACATGGAGATACACCTCGACCGCAAGCTCATGGAGAAGCGCATCTTCCCGTGCGTGGACATCAACAAGTCCGGGACCCGCAAGGAGGAGCTGCTCCTCAACGAGGAGGAGCTGGGCAAGGTCTGGATACTCCGCAAGATGCTCCAGCCGCTCAACCAGATCGACGCGATGGAGTTTTTGCTCGACAAGGTGGCGCCCTGCAAGACCAACAAGGAATTCCTGATGTCGATGAACCAGTAG